The following are encoded together in the Panicum virgatum strain AP13 chromosome 6K, P.virgatum_v5, whole genome shotgun sequence genome:
- the LOC120712813 gene encoding uncharacterized protein LOC120712813: MATDAILETIKPRRSEDEQLPVTAAGGAGAGGGTGLRRRMSSLSARFGPSLSSAPFRRAQSMPSVKALAAAGALRRWWEWGLGWVMARRPAFARGLDMTDDEAAALGGCQCRGTWRHVLYRVRAGARRLLGRDGRPLKAAAQQGFRYDSVSYAQNFDDGEA, translated from the coding sequence ATGGCGACCGACGCGATCCTGGAGACGATCAAGCCGCGGCGGAGCGAGGACGAGCAGCTCCCGGTGACCGCCGcgggcggtgccggcgccggcggcgggaccgGGCTGCGCCGGCGCATGTCGTCCCTGTCGGCGCGCTTCGGACCGTCGCTGTCGTCGGCGCCGTTCCGGCGCGCGCAGTCGATGCCGTCCGTgaaggcgctggcggcggcgggcgcgctgcGGCGGTGGTGGGAGTGGGGGCTCGGGTGGGTGATGGCGCGGCGCCCGGCGTTCGCGCGCGGGCTGGACATGACCGACGACGAGGCCGCGGCGCTGGGCGGGTGCCAGTGCCGCGGCACGTGGCGGCACGTCCTGTACAGGGTGCGCGCCGGGGCGCGGCGCCTGCTGGGGCGCGACGGCCGGCCGCTCAAGGCCGCCGCGCAGCAGGGCTTCCGGTACGACTCCGTCAGCTACGCGCAGAACTTCGACGACGGCGAGGCGTGA